Proteins encoded together in one Candidatus Xianfuyuplasma coldseepsis window:
- a CDS encoding DUF975 family protein, with translation MTFRELKTRARQHLQGNWGIAIIAMILFSAINGLPNSLVQAARLGVDNLAFLLPVSQIVGIISILLIPLVVGYNRIHLDLAEGTPTNLDQMFYPFRRGQYGRSLLTMFLVQLFTGLWTLLFIIPGIIKAFSYAMTSYILADPMYDSLEGTEPITESRELMDGHKMEYFLLILSIIWWIIPFVIMLPIVAVVIEAWTIFSLLLGGIAVVIIFILGPYIQQVTAEFYLDLTGPGKPSTSAESSPPVMKNDPLDVTDDEEEDDPFADYYN, from the coding sequence ATGACATTTCGAGAATTAAAAACGCGAGCACGGCAACATTTACAGGGAAATTGGGGGATTGCAATTATTGCGATGATCTTATTCTCTGCAATTAATGGATTACCGAATTCATTGGTTCAAGCAGCTCGTCTTGGCGTTGACAATCTAGCATTTCTACTACCGGTCTCACAAATAGTTGGTATTATCAGTATCCTGTTAATACCACTTGTGGTTGGATACAATCGAATCCATCTTGATTTAGCAGAGGGAACACCAACCAACCTCGATCAAATGTTTTATCCATTTCGAAGAGGACAATATGGACGATCCTTATTAACGATGTTTTTGGTCCAATTATTTACCGGATTATGGACATTACTGTTTATTATTCCCGGAATCATAAAAGCATTCTCGTATGCAATGACGTCCTATATCTTAGCAGATCCGATGTATGATTCTCTCGAGGGAACTGAACCAATCACCGAATCAAGAGAGTTAATGGATGGCCATAAAATGGAATATTTCTTATTGATACTATCGATTATTTGGTGGATTATTCCATTTGTGATTATGTTACCTATTGTTGCAGTAGTGATTGAGGCATGGACGATATTCAGCTTACTACTAGGCGGAATAGCAGTCGTCATAATCTTTATCCTTGGCCCATATATTCAACAAGTAACGGCTGAATTCTATCTCGACTTGACGGGACCAGGAAAACCAAGTACATCAGCGGAATCATCACCACCAGTAATGAAAAACGATCCCCTTGATGTGACAGATGACGAGGAAGAGGACGATCCATTCGCAGATTATTACAATTAA
- the queA gene encoding tRNA preQ1(34) S-adenosylmethionine ribosyltransferase-isomerase QueA: MHINDFDYILPEELIAQTPLQDRSASRLLVLNPTTGEIVHEHFKHITDFLQSGDVLVLNDTSVIPARIIGTKEETGATIELLLLKQLQNDIWECLTKKARRVHVGSVISFGDGRLKARCIAEKEEGLRDFKLEYDGILFEILDQLGEMPLPPYIHEKLEDQNRYQTVYNKYKGSAAAPTAGLHFTKPLLRQIEDMGVTLAYITLHVGLGTFRPVQVEQIEDHHMHTEYYQMSAETAAILNKASQDNRRIIAVGTTSLRTLETVMRDYDNFNETSGWSDIFIYPGHVFKAIDGLITNFHLPKSTLLMLVSALAGRTAIMNAYHEAIKEKYRFFSFGDSMFILPQK, from the coding sequence GCTTGTTGGTATTGAATCCAACTACCGGAGAGATTGTCCATGAACACTTTAAACACATCACCGACTTTTTACAGTCCGGTGATGTTCTTGTCCTCAATGATACATCCGTTATCCCTGCAAGAATCATTGGTACAAAAGAGGAAACCGGGGCAACAATCGAGCTGTTACTACTAAAGCAATTACAGAACGATATATGGGAATGTCTGACTAAAAAGGCTCGTCGTGTTCATGTTGGATCGGTTATTTCATTTGGTGACGGACGACTAAAAGCTCGTTGTATTGCTGAAAAAGAAGAAGGATTACGTGATTTTAAACTTGAATATGACGGTATTTTATTTGAGATTTTAGATCAATTGGGAGAAATGCCACTTCCCCCCTATATCCATGAAAAACTAGAGGATCAAAATCGGTATCAAACCGTATACAATAAATACAAAGGTAGTGCCGCAGCACCAACTGCTGGATTACACTTTACGAAACCGTTGTTAAGACAGATTGAAGATATGGGTGTTACACTCGCATACATTACATTACACGTCGGTCTTGGAACGTTCCGCCCTGTTCAAGTGGAGCAGATTGAAGACCATCACATGCATACCGAGTATTATCAAATGTCAGCAGAAACAGCTGCCATTTTAAACAAAGCTAGTCAAGATAACCGTCGAATAATTGCGGTTGGAACGACTTCGCTGCGCACATTAGAAACGGTAATGCGAGATTATGATAACTTTAATGAAACATCAGGATGGAGCGATATATTTATATATCCTGGACATGTCTTTAAAGCGATCGATGGATTAATTACAAACTTTCATCTACCAAAGAGTACATTGTTGATGCTGGTTAGTGCTCTGGCTGGAAGAACCGCAATTATGAATGCCTACCATGAAGCCATTAAAGAGAAATATCGGTTCTTTAGCTTTGGTGACAGCATGTTTATATTACCCCAAAAATAA